One part of the Truepera radiovictrix DSM 17093 genome encodes these proteins:
- a CDS encoding type II toxin-antitoxin system Phd/YefM family antitoxin: MPMTNVAEAKAQLSSLIEKALAGEEVIISKHGKPMVRLVPYERDASPRDMSVRIWEGEVRLADDFDELPAELMTAFSGDAH, translated from the coding sequence ATGCCGATGACGAACGTTGCAGAGGCCAAAGCGCAACTGTCTTCGCTGATCGAAAAGGCGCTGGCCGGTGAAGAGGTGATCATCAGCAAGCACGGGAAGCCGATGGTCAGGCTCGTCCCCTACGAACGGGATGCGAGCCCCCGTGACATGAGCGTCCGCATCTGGGAGGGTGAGGTGCGCCTTGCGGACGACTTCGACGAGCTGCCGGCGGAGTTGATGACGGCGTTTAGCGGTGACGCTCATTAG
- a CDS encoding HAD-IIB family hydrolase, whose product MIPLVLLDLDGTVIGSSGQAAPCVWEAVERVQEAGMRLAVCTGRPRVGVAKRIAERLGPSTPHIFQNGAMTVYADGEVVQLHALKEASTRALIAHARAYNLVLEVYTPTSLYVERRTPLSEAHAAMLGTTAIVRNLEEVAENEPVVRAQWVVPPEKEGLATSCAVEGVQLATAVSPALKNTLFISITKHGVSKGSAVRSLIASLKLKPENVMAVGDSIGDLPMLEAVGHPVVMAEAPSALRERFFSVGKVDECGVVEALERALELKTV is encoded by the coding sequence GTGATCCCGCTCGTCCTGCTGGACCTCGACGGCACGGTTATCGGCTCGAGCGGGCAAGCCGCGCCGTGCGTCTGGGAGGCGGTCGAGCGGGTTCAGGAGGCGGGGATGCGCCTCGCGGTCTGCACCGGCCGCCCCCGCGTGGGGGTCGCCAAACGGATCGCCGAGCGCTTGGGGCCGTCGACCCCGCACATCTTTCAAAACGGCGCCATGACCGTCTACGCCGACGGCGAGGTGGTGCAGCTCCACGCCCTCAAGGAGGCGAGCACGCGCGCTCTCATTGCCCACGCGCGAGCGTACAACCTGGTGCTCGAGGTCTACACCCCGACCTCGCTCTACGTCGAGCGCCGCACCCCCCTCTCCGAAGCGCACGCCGCCATGCTCGGCACGACCGCCATCGTCCGCAACCTCGAGGAGGTCGCCGAGAACGAACCCGTGGTGCGCGCGCAGTGGGTGGTGCCCCCCGAAAAGGAGGGGCTGGCCACCTCGTGCGCGGTCGAGGGGGTGCAGCTCGCCACCGCCGTCTCCCCCGCCCTCAAGAACACGCTCTTTATCTCCATTACCAAACACGGCGTCTCAAAGGGCTCGGCGGTGCGCTCGCTCATCGCCAGCCTCAAACTCAAACCGGAGAACGTCATGGCGGTCGGCGACTCCATCGGCGACCTACCGATGCTCGAGGCCGTCGGGCACCCCGTGGTGATGGCCGAGGCGCCCAGCGCGCTGCGCGAGCGCTTCTTTAGCGTCGGCAAGGTCGACGAGTGCGGCGTGGTGGAGGCGCTCGAGCGGGCGCTCGAGCTTAAAACCGTCTAG
- the hisS gene encoding histidine--tRNA ligase, producing MKLRAVKGTFDILPEDQRLRRHVLSTAERVLEHAGVLELTPPIFEHTEVFTKSVGASSDLVVQHEMYTFTDRGERSLTLRPEFTAGVLRAYIENGLIVWPTPVKLWSYGPIFRAENPQRGRFRQFHQVNCEFLGLDTPLLDAEAIALLYTVLSACGLEGLTVRLGSVGDPEDAAAYNAYLRRELGARQSELSETSRERLRLNPMRVLDSKDAGDQAVIATLKRPLDFLNPDARAHFEGVQAFLTTWGIPFEVDDSIVRGLDYYRRTAFEIHAAGIGAQSALCGGGRYDGLVAALGGPETPGVGWAFGLERVLDALREAGVRAPEAARPALFLVPMDDEAVAEVAALAFRLRQNLTVLHAYAKRNLGKGFKEAERAGARFAGLRGARERERGVYALKDLATGEQLELPEGELAGFLHERLERPLASSL from the coding sequence ATGAAGCTAAGGGCCGTTAAGGGCACGTTCGACATCCTCCCCGAAGACCAGCGTTTGAGGCGCCACGTCCTCAGCACCGCTGAGCGCGTCCTCGAGCACGCGGGCGTCTTGGAGCTGACGCCGCCCATCTTCGAGCACACCGAGGTCTTTACCAAGTCGGTCGGCGCGTCCTCCGATCTGGTCGTGCAGCACGAGATGTACACCTTTACCGACCGCGGCGAGCGCTCGCTGACGCTGCGCCCGGAGTTTACCGCCGGGGTGCTGCGCGCGTACATCGAGAACGGCCTGATCGTCTGGCCCACACCCGTCAAGCTCTGGAGCTACGGCCCCATCTTCCGCGCCGAGAACCCCCAACGGGGCCGGTTTCGGCAGTTTCATCAGGTGAACTGCGAGTTTTTAGGGCTCGACACCCCGCTCTTGGACGCCGAAGCCATCGCGCTGCTCTACACGGTGCTGAGCGCGTGCGGCCTAGAGGGGCTTACCGTGCGACTCGGTTCGGTCGGCGACCCGGAGGACGCAGCAGCCTATAACGCCTACTTGCGGCGCGAGTTGGGGGCGCGCCAGAGCGAACTCTCCGAGACCAGCCGCGAGCGTTTGCGTCTCAACCCCATGCGCGTTTTAGACAGCAAGGACGCGGGCGACCAGGCGGTCATCGCCACCCTCAAGCGGCCGCTCGACTTTCTCAACCCGGACGCCAGGGCGCACTTCGAGGGCGTGCAGGCGTTTTTAACGACCTGGGGGATCCCTTTTGAGGTCGACGACAGCATCGTGCGCGGGCTCGACTACTATCGCCGCACCGCCTTTGAAATCCACGCCGCGGGCATCGGCGCGCAGTCGGCGCTCTGCGGCGGGGGGCGCTACGACGGCCTCGTCGCCGCCCTGGGCGGCCCCGAGACCCCCGGCGTCGGCTGGGCGTTCGGCCTCGAGCGGGTCTTAGACGCGCTCCGCGAGGCCGGGGTGCGCGCGCCCGAGGCGGCGCGTCCGGCGCTCTTTTTAGTGCCGATGGACGACGAGGCGGTCGCCGAGGTGGCCGCGCTCGCTTTCAGGCTCCGCCAAAACCTCACGGTGCTCCACGCCTACGCCAAGCGCAACCTCGGCAAGGGCTTTAAGGAGGCCGAGCGCGCGGGGGCGCGGTTTGCGGGGCTGCGCGGCGCGCGCGAGCGCGAGCGCGGCGTCTACGCGCTTAAAGACCTCGCCACGGGCGAGCAGCTCGAGCTCCCCGAAGGCGAGCTCGCGGGGTTTTTGCACGAACGCCTCGAGCGCCCCTTGGCGAGCTCCCTATGA
- a CDS encoding type II toxin-antitoxin system VapC family toxin, which produces MKLLLDTHVLIWVFDGSADLATTAKEVIADGRNEVFVSAVTAWEIAIKRSLGKLELRGDYQRGLTLYRFTPLAISTEHALATETLPPHHADPFDRLLIAQATLEGLTIISRDARFADYGVELIKA; this is translated from the coding sequence ATGAAGCTCCTACTTGATACGCATGTCCTCATCTGGGTGTTTGATGGTAGCGCGGACCTAGCCACAACGGCCAAAGAGGTGATCGCAGATGGAAGAAACGAGGTGTTCGTCAGTGCCGTCACGGCGTGGGAAATTGCGATCAAACGCAGCTTGGGCAAGCTCGAGCTACGCGGTGATTATCAGCGCGGCCTGACGCTCTACCGCTTTACCCCCCTAGCCATCAGCACCGAACACGCGCTCGCAACCGAGACCTTGCCGCCCCACCACGCCGACCCCTTCGACCGGCTTCTCATCGCTCAGGCGACCCTAGAGGGCCTGACCATCATCTCCCGTGACGCGCGGTTTGCCGACTACGGCGTAGAACTCATCAAGGCGTAG
- a CDS encoding M12 family metallopeptidase, whose translation MKLQVLWALLGLFVWTGCSNPSPKVSAMPAYSVRGFETFMPGAETVEVVEDFSKDPHYATLAEALEALDRDQAISTQSSMGPDQVQIRTHTFSNGETYTYTAYKGIVFDADVILGTTTQLQADFAAYEAQLSGASNTLSPQGAMYKPYCASGFLVICGERWGGGWPDHILWVDTNSLRIFTSSQQTLIKNTLADLDRRTNIRVGYRTTGDRVMLTNRNDGCYAVPGRSSSQPQNLNLGPGCFTPRTIMHEFGHALGLMHEHQRTDRDAFIVVNWSNLTSKGRGQFERKFEHESRTTYDYASVMHYRRNGSSDFVRSTLEPMFTIIGSYDGIVGGDTLSSRDIQAINTRYR comes from the coding sequence ATGAAACTTCAAGTTTTGTGGGCGCTTCTAGGTCTATTTGTTTGGACGGGCTGTAGTAACCCTTCACCGAAAGTTTCTGCTATGCCTGCGTATAGTGTTAGGGGTTTTGAAACTTTTATGCCAGGGGCTGAAACGGTTGAGGTGGTGGAAGATTTCTCCAAAGACCCTCATTATGCCACCCTTGCGGAGGCCTTGGAAGCCCTAGACCGGGACCAAGCTATCTCGACACAGAGCAGCATGGGACCCGATCAGGTACAAATTCGCACTCATACCTTTAGCAACGGTGAAACGTATACGTACACCGCCTATAAGGGTATCGTTTTCGACGCCGATGTTATCTTAGGAACCACTACACAGCTTCAGGCTGATTTCGCGGCATACGAAGCCCAACTGAGCGGAGCATCTAATACCTTATCACCTCAAGGCGCGATGTATAAACCGTACTGCGCGAGCGGGTTTTTAGTTATCTGCGGTGAGCGCTGGGGTGGTGGCTGGCCCGATCATATTCTCTGGGTCGATACGAATTCGCTGCGAATTTTCACTTCGTCGCAGCAGACCCTCATTAAAAATACACTTGCTGACCTTGATAGACGAACAAACATCCGAGTCGGATACCGGACTACAGGGGACCGAGTCATGCTGACCAACCGCAACGACGGTTGCTACGCCGTTCCTGGTCGCAGCAGCAGTCAGCCGCAAAACCTTAATCTGGGTCCTGGATGTTTCACCCCAAGAACTATCATGCACGAGTTTGGGCACGCTTTAGGACTTATGCACGAACACCAGCGCACCGATAGAGACGCTTTTATCGTGGTGAACTGGAGCAACCTGACAAGTAAGGGTAGAGGACAGTTTGAAAGGAAGTTTGAACACGAGTCTCGCACAACCTACGATTATGCTTCAGTCATGCATTACCGCCGCAACGGTTCTTCCGACTTTGTAAGAAGCACACTAGAACCTATGTTTACTATTATCGGCAGCTATGACGGGATTGTAGGCGGTGATACTTTAAGTTCCCGAGACATCCAGGCCATCAACACACGCTACCGTTAG
- the asnS gene encoding asparagine--tRNA ligase, producing MTATPPVVPIEKLKHHIGETVTLEGWVAGSRSSGKIAFLRLRDGSGFVQGVIAKSDVDEATFALARKLTQESSVRVTGAVRADERAPSGVELGVTGLALVHEATEYPITPKAHGVDFLMEHRHLYLRHPKPWAVMRIRDELVRAVHDFFAERGFLRFDAPVFTPNAAEGTTNLFEIDLFGEDKAYLSQSGQLYAEAGALALGKVYTFGPTFRAEKSKTRKHLLEFWMVEPEVAYLEHEGNVKLQEDFVAYLVGRTLETRRTELEILERDVSRLEPSAQGNFPRLSYDEALAKLAEHGEKLPWGEDLGAPHETILGSLFDRPVFIEAWPTQAKAFYMQPYEDDPTRVKCSDLIAPDGYGELIGGSERIHDYDLLKRRIEEHGLPLEAFAWYLDLRRYGSVPHSGFGLGFERTLAWITGAQHLREVIPFPRLLTRMYP from the coding sequence ATGACGGCTACCCCCCCCGTTGTCCCCATCGAAAAGCTCAAGCACCACATCGGCGAGACCGTCACCCTAGAGGGCTGGGTCGCCGGGTCGCGCTCGAGCGGCAAGATCGCCTTTTTGCGCCTGCGCGACGGCTCCGGCTTCGTCCAGGGTGTGATCGCCAAGAGCGACGTCGACGAAGCGACCTTCGCGCTCGCCCGCAAGCTCACCCAGGAGTCGAGCGTGCGCGTCACCGGCGCCGTCCGCGCCGACGAGCGCGCCCCCTCCGGCGTCGAACTGGGCGTGACGGGGCTCGCGCTCGTGCACGAGGCGACCGAGTACCCCATCACCCCCAAAGCCCACGGCGTGGACTTTTTGATGGAGCACCGCCACCTCTACCTGCGCCACCCCAAACCCTGGGCAGTCATGCGCATCCGCGACGAACTCGTACGCGCGGTGCACGACTTTTTCGCCGAGCGCGGCTTTCTCCGCTTCGACGCGCCCGTCTTTACCCCCAACGCCGCCGAGGGCACCACCAACCTCTTCGAGATCGACCTCTTCGGCGAGGACAAGGCCTACTTGTCGCAGTCGGGGCAGCTCTACGCCGAGGCGGGGGCGCTGGCTTTGGGCAAGGTCTACACCTTCGGGCCGACCTTTCGCGCCGAAAAGTCGAAGACGCGCAAGCACCTCCTCGAGTTCTGGATGGTCGAGCCCGAGGTCGCCTACTTAGAGCACGAGGGCAACGTGAAGCTGCAGGAGGACTTCGTGGCCTACCTCGTGGGGCGCACCCTGGAGACCCGCCGCACCGAGCTCGAGATCTTGGAGCGCGACGTGAGCCGCCTAGAGCCCAGCGCGCAGGGGAATTTTCCGCGCCTCAGCTACGACGAAGCGCTCGCCAAACTCGCCGAGCACGGGGAAAAGCTCCCCTGGGGCGAGGACCTCGGCGCGCCGCACGAGACCATCCTGGGCAGCCTCTTCGACCGCCCGGTCTTTATCGAGGCGTGGCCGACGCAGGCCAAAGCCTTTTACATGCAGCCCTATGAGGACGACCCCACCCGCGTCAAGTGCAGTGACCTCATCGCGCCGGACGGTTACGGCGAACTCATCGGCGGCTCGGAGCGCATCCACGACTATGACCTTCTCAAGCGCCGCATCGAGGAGCATGGGCTGCCCTTAGAGGCGTTCGCGTGGTACTTGGACCTGCGCCGCTACGGCAGCGTGCCGCACTCGGGGTTCGGTTTAGGCTTCGAGCGCACGCTCGCCTGGATCACGGGCGCGCAGCACCTGCGCGAGGTGATCCCTTTTCCGCGGCTTTTGACGCGGATGTACCCATAA
- the aspS gene encoding aspartate--tRNA ligase translates to MTRAHTSPPSAARTPCGTLREAHVGQDVTLKGWVNRRRDLGGLVFFDLRDRSGLVQVVVEPGSGAFGTAERLRSEFVVEVTGRVRARPEGQRSDRLQTGAVEVVARGVTVLSEAKTPPFLVDGSVDAGEVSEELRLKYRYLDLRRPEALRPLLVRHKVIKAIWDFLDAEGFVQVETPLLTLSTPEGARDFVVPSRTQPGSFYALPQSPQLFKQLLMMAGVERYFQIARCFRDEDLRADRQPDFTQLDLEMSFVTQDELLDLNERLMRAVAKAALGIDLTLPFTRLTYEDAMNRFGSDKPDVRFALELQDLSETFAETDFRGFRGVLEAGGRVKALPLTAEHAAELSRKRLGELEAHAKTHGAKGMAWLRREGDGFAGPIAKFLSAAETAELAAHAPETGDLLLIVADAWRVACEALGAVRARLGHELGLIPGGTYRFLWVVDFPLLERDDETGGYTYMHHPFTRPREEDLPLLETDPGRVRAWAYDLVLNGFEVGGGSLRIYDQATQLKMFAALGISEREARERFGFFVDALAYGAPPHGGVAWGLDRLVMLFAGAQSLRDVIAFPKNQRGGDPLTGAPAPLSAAQLAELSLSVTAADGTTAEARGGGGA, encoded by the coding sequence ATGACCCGAGCGCACACCTCCCCCCCTTCCGCCGCCCGCACCCCCTGCGGGACCCTCCGCGAGGCGCACGTCGGGCAGGACGTTACCCTCAAGGGGTGGGTCAACCGCCGCCGCGACCTCGGCGGGCTCGTGTTCTTCGACCTGCGCGACCGCAGCGGTTTGGTGCAGGTCGTCGTGGAACCAGGCAGCGGCGCGTTCGGAACCGCCGAGCGGCTGCGGAGCGAGTTCGTCGTCGAGGTCACGGGCCGGGTGCGCGCGCGCCCCGAGGGGCAGCGCAGCGACCGCCTACAGACCGGCGCGGTCGAGGTCGTAGCGCGCGGCGTCACGGTGCTCTCCGAGGCCAAGACACCCCCCTTTCTGGTCGACGGCTCCGTCGACGCGGGCGAGGTCAGCGAGGAGCTGCGCCTCAAGTACCGCTACCTCGACCTGAGGCGCCCCGAGGCCCTAAGGCCCCTTCTGGTCCGCCATAAAGTCATCAAAGCCATCTGGGACTTTCTGGACGCCGAGGGCTTCGTGCAGGTCGAGACGCCCCTCTTGACCCTCTCGACCCCCGAGGGGGCGCGCGACTTCGTCGTACCCTCGCGGACGCAGCCGGGGAGCTTCTACGCGCTCCCGCAGTCGCCGCAGCTCTTTAAGCAGCTCCTGATGATGGCGGGCGTCGAGCGCTACTTCCAGATCGCCCGCTGCTTTCGCGACGAGGACCTGCGCGCCGACCGCCAACCCGACTTTACCCAGCTCGACCTCGAGATGTCGTTCGTCACCCAAGACGAGCTTTTAGACCTCAACGAGAGGCTCATGCGCGCGGTTGCCAAAGCGGCGCTCGGCATCGACCTCACCCTCCCCTTTACGCGCCTCACCTACGAGGACGCGATGAACCGCTTTGGTTCGGACAAACCCGACGTGCGGTTTGCGCTCGAGCTACAAGACCTCTCCGAGACCTTCGCAGAGACCGACTTTCGCGGCTTTCGCGGGGTTCTAGAGGCGGGCGGGCGCGTCAAAGCGCTCCCGCTTACCGCGGAGCACGCTGCCGAGCTTAGCCGCAAACGCTTGGGCGAGCTCGAGGCGCACGCCAAAACGCACGGCGCCAAGGGTATGGCGTGGCTGCGACGCGAAGGCGACGGTTTCGCGGGCCCTATCGCCAAGTTTTTGTCGGCCGCGGAGACGGCCGAGCTCGCGGCGCACGCCCCTGAGACCGGCGACCTGCTGCTGATCGTCGCGGACGCGTGGCGCGTCGCCTGCGAGGCGCTCGGCGCGGTACGCGCTAGACTCGGCCACGAGCTGGGGCTCATCCCAGGGGGTACCTACCGCTTCCTCTGGGTCGTCGACTTCCCGCTGTTAGAACGCGACGATGAGACGGGCGGCTACACCTACATGCACCACCCCTTCACCCGCCCCCGCGAGGAGGACCTGCCGCTACTGGAGACCGACCCCGGACGGGTGCGGGCGTGGGCGTACGACCTCGTCTTAAACGGCTTCGAGGTCGGCGGCGGGTCGCTGCGCATCTACGACCAGGCGACGCAGCTCAAGATGTTCGCCGCGCTCGGCATCTCCGAACGGGAGGCGCGCGAGCGCTTCGGCTTCTTCGTCGACGCCCTCGCCTACGGGGCGCCGCCGCACGGCGGGGTGGCCTGGGGTTTGGACCGCTTGGTCATGCTCTTCGCGGGGGCGCAGAGCCTGCGCGACGTGATCGCTTTTCCCAAAAACCAGCGCGGCGGCGACCCCCTCACCGGCGCCCCCGCCCCCTTAAGCGCGGCGCAGCTCGCCGAGCTGTCGCTGTCGGTGACGGCTGCGGACGGGACCACAGCCGAGGCTCGAGGCGGCGGCGGCGCGTGA
- the tal gene encoding transaldolase: MNPLKALHTFGQSPWLDDLRRKLVRGGELQRLIDEDGVRGLTSNPAIFEKAIAQSSDYDDAIRELSAQGRSVTEIYEALTIEDVQAAADLFRPLYDESGGEHGFVSYEVSPHLALDTEGTLAEARDLWKRIARPNVMIKVPATEPGLPAIRTLISEGINVNVTLIFGLPRYRKVAEAYLAGLQDRAERGESVAGIASVASFFLSRIDVLFDPMLQEIASEGGERGERARRIVGEVAIASAKVAYEMYGELFGAPFEALRAQGAKPQRLLWASTGTKNPEYSRVKYVEPLIGPDTINTMPQETLEAYREEGQPAARLTEGLDEAHRVLDDLKALGLSLDEGAQRLEDEGITKFTGPFDSLMETLAKAREEALAKV, translated from the coding sequence ATGAACCCACTTAAAGCGCTTCACACCTTCGGCCAGTCGCCCTGGCTCGACGACCTGCGCCGCAAGCTGGTGCGGGGCGGAGAGCTGCAGCGGCTCATCGACGAGGACGGCGTGCGCGGGCTCACCTCGAACCCCGCGATTTTTGAAAAAGCCATCGCCCAGAGCAGCGACTACGACGACGCTATTCGCGAGCTGAGCGCGCAGGGCAGAAGCGTCACGGAGATCTACGAAGCGCTCACCATCGAGGACGTGCAGGCCGCCGCCGACCTTTTCAGGCCCCTTTACGACGAGAGCGGCGGCGAGCACGGCTTCGTCTCCTACGAGGTGTCGCCGCACCTCGCGCTCGACACCGAGGGGACGCTAGCCGAGGCCAGAGACCTCTGGAAACGCATTGCGCGGCCCAACGTGATGATCAAGGTGCCCGCGACCGAACCGGGGCTCCCCGCCATCCGCACGCTTATTAGCGAGGGGATCAACGTCAACGTGACGCTGATCTTCGGGCTGCCGCGCTACCGCAAGGTCGCCGAGGCGTACCTTGCGGGGCTCCAGGACCGCGCCGAGCGGGGCGAGAGCGTCGCCGGCATCGCTTCGGTCGCGTCGTTTTTCCTGAGCCGCATCGACGTCCTTTTCGACCCCATGCTCCAAGAGATCGCCTCGGAGGGGGGCGAGCGCGGCGAGCGGGCGCGTAGGATCGTCGGCGAGGTCGCCATCGCCAGCGCCAAGGTCGCCTACGAGATGTACGGCGAGCTCTTCGGGGCGCCGTTTGAGGCGCTGCGCGCTCAGGGCGCCAAACCGCAGCGCCTCTTGTGGGCCAGCACCGGCACCAAAAACCCCGAGTACAGCCGCGTGAAGTACGTCGAGCCGCTCATTGGCCCGGACACCATCAACACCATGCCGCAAGAGACGCTTGAAGCCTACCGCGAGGAGGGCCAGCCCGCCGCCCGCTTGACCGAGGGGCTCGACGAGGCGCACCGCGTGTTGGACGACCTCAAAGCGCTCGGTCTAAGCTTGGACGAGGGGGCGCAGCGGCTCGAGGACGAGGGCATCACGAAGTTCACCGGCCCCTTCGACAGCCTCATGGAGACGCTCGCCAAAGCGCGGGAGGAGGCGCTGGCGAAGGTGTAA